The Sesamum indicum cultivar Zhongzhi No. 13 linkage group LG1, S_indicum_v1.0, whole genome shotgun sequence genome includes a window with the following:
- the LOC105174473 gene encoding cytochrome P450 78A3-like, whose translation MMMMMRTDVDTLWLFALFSKCESLTHLHTLIFPFLILLSFLILNLIFWAHPGGPAWGTRKWRNPTSPPIPGPNGLPIIGSINLMTGLAHHKLAAAAQSCQAKRLMAFSLGHTPALVTCNPDVAREILNSSTFADRPAKESAYHLMFNRSIGFAPYGVYWTSLRKIAAAHLFCPKQVKASEQQRLEIANQVVAVLASNKRSDIRVREVLKLASLNNMMCSVFGRKYDVSSVNSETEELKDLVDQGYDLLGELNWSDHLSFLADFDIQKIRLRCSRIVPRVNRLVGQIIADHKAQTVGAEMNRDFVDVLLSLQGADRLSDSDMIAVLWEMIFRGTDTVAVLIEWILARLVLHPDVQSKVHNELDKVVGRSRAVTEADLTELVYLKAMVKEVLRLHPPGPLLSWSRLSIRDSVVDGYEVPAGTTAMVNMWAIMRDPQIWEDPLRFNPNRFMGQSPNMEFSILGSDMRIAPFGSGRRSCPGKTLGMTTINFWVATLLHEFQFVSCSQSVDLSEVLRLSCEMANPLVVRVRPRHCLLASKC comes from the exons atgatgatgatgatgagaacAGACGTCGATACTCTCTGGCTCTTCGCTCTCTTTTCAAAATGCGAATCCCTCACTCACCTACACACCCTCATCTTCCCATTTCTCATCCTTCTTTCATTCCTAATCCTCAACCTCATCTTCTGGGCTCACCCCGGCGGCCCAGCTTGGGGCACCCGCAAATGGAGAAACCCCACTTCTCCCCCTATTCCTGGCCCAAACGGACTCCCAATCATTGGAAGCATCAACCTCATGACCGGCTTAGCCCACCACAAATTAGCCGCCGCAGCTCAATCCTGCCAAGCCAAACGACTCATGGCTTTCAGCCTTGGCCACACGCCTGCCCTCGTCACCTGCAACCCTGACGTTGCTAGAGAAATTTTAAACAGCTCAACCTTCGCAGATCGTCCCGCCAAAGAATCCGCTTACCACTTGATGTTCAACAGGTCCATCGGTTTCGCGCCCTACGGCGTGTATTGGACCTCGCTCCGGAAAATTGCAGCCGCACATCTCTTCTGCCCGAAACAAGTGAAAGCTTCGGAGCAGCAGCGACTGGAAATAGCAAATCAGGTTGTGGCCGTACTTGCTTCAAACAAACGCAGTGATATTCGAGTTAGGGAGGTGCTGAAACTCGCTTCACTTAATAACATGATGTGCTCTGTATTTGGACGGAAATACGACGTCAGCTCCGTCAACTCGGAGACGGAGGAGTTGAAGGATTTGGTTGATCAGGGATACGATTTATTGGGAGAACTGAACTGGTCCGATCACCTTTCCTTCTTAGCTGATTTCGACATACAAAAAATCCGGTTGAGGTGCTCCCGGATTGTCCCACGGGTGAACCGGCTTGTTGGACAGATAATCGCAGACCACAAAGCGCAAACCGTCGGCGCCGAGATGAACCGAGATTTTGTGGATGTTCTGTTGTCTCTTCAGGGGGCTGATAGACTGTCGGATTCAGACATGATCGCCGTTCTTTGG GAAATGATATTTAGGGGGACAGACACGGTGGCAGTTTTAATCGAGTGGATATTGGCAAGATTAGTGTTGCACCCTGATGTTCAGTCGAAGGTCCATAACGAGCTGGACAAGGTTGTCGGGAGGTCACGTGCGGTGACGGAGGCTGATCTGACGGAACTAGTCTACTTAAAGGCGATGGTCAAGGAAGTGCTGAGGTTGCATCCCCCGGGGCCTCTTCTTTCATGGTCCCGCTTGTCAATAAGGGATTCCGTTGTGGATGGGTATGAGGTGCCCGCAGGAACCACTGCGATGGTAAATATGTGGGCTATCATGAGGGACCCACAAATTTGGGAGGACCCATTAAGGTTTAACCCCAACAGATTTATGGGGCAGAGCCCAAATATGGAATTCTCGATTTTAGGGTCGGATATGAGGATTGCACCCTTTGGATCAGGTCGGAGGTCTTGCCCTGGTAAAACATTGGGCATGACCACGATTAACTTTTGGGTGGCGACTCTTTTGCATGAATTTCAGTTTGTGTCTTGCAGTCAAAGTGTGGATTTATCTGAGGTGCTGAGGCTCTCTTGTGAGATGGCTAATCCACTCGTGGTCAGGGTTCGACCAAGGCACTGTCTCTTGGCTTCTAAATGTTAG